The DNA sequence GTCAGAGTTGTTCCATGGAAGCTGTACCCCCATCTTGCCTCAGCAGTTGTAAATCTGAACTTGTACTCAGTTGAGtcactctctctcaggtctgtgattctcagggtggAGTCCTTTTCTGTTTGTCGATGGTATTCCACACGACTTGCATACTCTGGGTCCTGGCTCAGGTCTTTAGGTACACCAGACTCCCATTTGTTGAACCAGGATACTTCTGTGACGTTATGCCAACTGGGATGTGTGTAAAAGCATGATATGTCCACTGTTGACCCTTTCAAAGCACAGATACTCTGATGGGTGTAAGTCACATTCATACAGCTCTCACCCCAAACACCTGAAACAAAATGAAGCTGATCAATTCCTGAAACGATAATGAGAATAGTTTCAAGTGTTTCAGATGTATTGGAAAGGTTCATTTTGAATTGTACATGTACATACATCTATAAAACTGTTTATCATTCCAATGTATATTGTTAAGAATATTGATAGAGAAAGTAATACTGTTCTTATCGGTTCTAAATAATACCACATAAAATACTAGTTTCATTCATACTaacacactgcaggagagtggTGATCCTCATAGCCTtctacagcacaggagtaactgTCTGAATAATAACTATTGACAGAGTACTTCTGGGAAGTGGGCTCATCTAGACgttgtccgttcttgtaccagatgtaggtggggttacCAGTAagagtacaggtggtgctacaggtcagtgtcttctgtccctctgcagcaggagTCACCTTCACCTGCAGACCTGAAACAATATGTATAAAACCACATACACCTCTGTGTTAACAGGATGGTTCATTTATTTTCTCCTGTAATTCAATATGATTTACAGTTGTATCATACAGTGTAGtattacctgtgacagacagagttgtTCCTGGGAAACTATGACCCCATTCAAAGTTTTGAGTTTTAAAAGGGAAGCGATACTCAGCTGAGTCCTCCTCTCTCAGATCTGTGATTCTCAGGGAGGAGGGACCTTCATATGTTTCACTCTCTCTTCCAGCGTACTCCACACGACCTGCATACCCTGGGTCTCTGGTTAGGTCCTCAGGTGTCAACTTATTAGTCCAACTAGCACTCTGTTTAGGACTAAACCAAAGTGATGATTTGACTCTATTATAACCAACATAAGTACAGGATATGgccactgttgaccccttcaagacacagattctcctcttggtgtaagttACTCTGTTGCAGTCCTGACCCTGAACACCTGAAACACAGTGACATAACAAGAGGACAACTGGATTATATTCTCAGTTCTTTCTAGAAATGCTACAAGTTCTCAAATGACAAAATGAAACCAACACACAGTATAATGTATTAaattcacactcacacactgcaggagagtggaGATCCTCCTGGCCTTTTACAGCACAGGAATAACCATCAATGTAGTTGCTGGAGACTGAGCTTTTGTACTGGGGGGAGGTGCTCTCATCTAGATgttgtccgttcttgtaccagatgtaggtggggttgtcagtcagagtacaggtggtgctacaggtcagtgtcttATCCTGATGTCCACCAGTCACCTTCACCTGAAGACCTGGAGAAAAAACAATATCACTGTAAATCCCTTTATCACTGACTTATCACTCTAATACAAAGATGGAAGAAATACTATGTTATACAGACTACTATACATACACACCACAACAATTGTCCAGAACTAATTGGAATtcaaaagaaaagctaatttttactgtacctgtgacagacagagtgactccaggactTCCAGTATATGTCCCTCCTTCCTGATCTGTTAATAATCTGAACTTGTACGTAGCTGAGtctttctctctcaggtctgtgattgtCAGGGTGTGACCATTCTTCTTATCCCCATGATACTCCACATGACCTGCATTCTCTGGGTCCTGACCTAGATCTTCAGTTTCTACACCAGTCTCCCATTTAGTGAACCAGAGGGTTGTTCTGACTGTACCACTGGGATATGTGTAAGAGCAGGTCAGGTCAACTGTTGACCCCCTCAAGGCACAGATACTCTGAGGGGTGTATGTCACACTCCAGCCATCCTGACCCATTACAACTGAAACccacagtcacacaacacaaGGGTATCACAATTAAGCCAAAATGGCTCACAAAAGCAGAAGTTtgtgtccacattttgttgccaTAGTTGCTGAGTTGAGTGTGAATGGAAACCACAGATAAGCATCTCTCAATGAGGAGTGAAAGACAACTATATAAAGTGAAGTAGATACGCCAAACAGAACAGCAGAATAACATTATGACTCTTAACCTTTTAGACATGTTTGTAAATTGAAACACAGGGCAACTAAAACAGTTGTGAAAGGGGCCATACCTGCCACAGACCAGAAAAAGACCACCAACATACTTCCTGCTTGTCTCAAAGccattgttgcatctcccaccctgcagtcttagaaacataaacaacaactcaCTAGCTGGTGAAATACAacatacatcatcatcatcaacaacaatcACTTCCTGAACAGATCTGTAGATCTGCTGTACTGTTAACACATTTTTCCACCTTGATTGTTCTGAAGCTGTTTTATTCTCAAAACCCCAAATATAGGATGATAAACGTTCAATCCTCTATGGTCCTTCAAGCTGTACAGCAGCCTAAAGACTGACCACCAGGTTCAATGATATCTCCTATCCCCAAGCTGTGAGGATAAACAGCAAGTGACTCACACACCGACATACGCactcacgaacacacacacatacatgcacacacacacacacacacacacactacagcgtTACACTGAGCATGTCGTGTTCCACCTGGTTAATCATGTCATCCCGATGTAACTCTATTTCCTgatttgcattgttggttaagggcttgtaagtaagcagttcacggtaaggtctacacctgttgtatttggcgcatgtgacaaataacatttgatttgattagatcagcactcctacactGACACTTATTGAATACTGGccctgatgtaacaaccaaaacacagctcAAAACATAACAAGAAGTAAAGGATACATTACCCTCAAGTCTATGACTTATGACTAAATACAAATAACTAAAAACAATATTTCAAGATTTTGTCAAGAGTACTAACAGAGTGAAGTGAAGAGGAGAGGTCTGTACTGTAAGTCAACTTACTAACAGTGCATGGGAGTACTGTGGTTCATACATATTTAAAGTAGTCAGGGCACAGGTAGGTGATGCAGAAATCCTTCCTCCTTAAGACATTAACATGTACAATGACCAGACCAGCACATCAGAAAGGGGAGGTTAGTGTATAAGAGTGGGTCATACACTTCCAAATGATAGACCTTACACTTCTTTAAATACAGAACCATGTAAACCATTTGTTCACTATTCTatttggaatgtttataataACTTAGAGGGGCAAGGCAACACATTCTGAGTTCTATATGTAACAAGTCAAAGTTTAATTTACATGTGGTCAGTTCCATGATATCATTCATTCTATTCTACTAATCAATTCAATGTACACTCCTCCTCACCTACAAAAGTGTCCAGTGTTCTAGACCTCTCCCTGCTGGCATCTCAATATTACGGCACCATCTTAATAATAATTTCCTTAATAATGTTTGGCTAAAAACAACATAACAAACTGGAAACAAATCACAAAAAATGGTGAAGCACAAGACTGGCtagcctatctgtaaatagcccatccaactaccgcATCCCCACACTGTTAtctatttttgctcctttgcaccccagtatctctacttgtacactcgtcttctgcacatctataaaTGCAGTGTTTAATTTctgtattgtaattatttcgccactatggcagatttattgccttaccttcattatcctacctcatttgcacacagtgtatatagactttttctactgtattattaactgtatgtttgtttattccatgtgtaactctgtgttgttgtttgtgttgcactgctttgctttatcttggccaggtcgcagttgtaaatgagaacttgttctcaactagcctacctggttaaataaaggtgaaataaaaaataaaaaatatataaaaaaattgacGAAGTCACATTTAAGGATACAAACACTGATGTCTGCAGTAGTATAACTTGCCACTATCGTATGTGATatatgtggcagggactctagacaatcacagattataaatgggaaaccagccacatcgcggacaccgacgtcttgctacctgagaagctaaacaccttcttcgccagCTTTGAGGATATCTCAGTGTCGCCGACACGGGCCGCTCCCAAAAACTATGAGCTCTCATTCtacgtggccgacgtgagtaagagaTTTAAGAAttttaaccctcacaaggctgctggcccagacggtatccctagccgggtcctcagagcatgcacagttCAGCTGGCTTTACGGACGTATTCAAtctatccctatcccagtctgctgcctCAACTTGCTTTAAGATGTCCATCATTGTtcttgtacccaagaaagcgaaggtaactgaactaaatgactatcgccccatagcactcacttctgtcatcattaagtactttgagaggctagttaaggatcacatCACCTCAAACTTACCTGACACCCTGGACTCACtgcaattcacataccgccccaataaATCCACGGATGATGCAATAGCCATCGCATTGCACATTGCCCTataccatctggacaagaggaataactctgtaagaatgctgttcattgactacagctcagccttcaatgccataataccctccaagctcatcgttaagctcggggccctggatctgaaccccgccctgttcCACTGGGTCCTGAAcctcctgatgggccgcccccaggtggtgaaggtaggaaacaacacctctactatgctgatcctcaacacaggggccccacaaggatgcttgctcagccccctcctgtgctccctgttcacccatgactgtgtggcctcgcacgcctccaactcaatcaacaagtttgcagatgacacaacagccaACAGGGAAGAGgcgagggccctggcggagtggtgctagGAAAATAATccctccctcaacgtcaacaaaatgaaggagctgaacGTGGACTTCAGgatacagcagagggagcacaccccaaACCATattgatggggctgcagtggagaaggtgaaatcCTTCAaattcctcggtgtacacatcactgacaatctgaaatggtccacccacacagacagtgttgtgaagaaggcgcacCAGGtcctctttaacctcaggaggctgaagaaatgtggctagtcacctaagaccctcacaaacttttacagatgcaccattgagagaatcctgttgggctgtcatcaccgcctggtatggcaactgtaccATCCGCAACTGCAGGaatctacagagggtggtgcgataagcccaacgcatcaccgggagcacACTGAATGCCCTTCAGGACATCTACACCACCAAGTGTCACAGGAAGAAAAATATAAGCAAAGACCTCAGCCACTCGAGcaacggcctgttcaccccactatcatctagaaggcgaggtcatTACAGGTGcaccaaagctgggaccgagagatggaaaaacagcttctatctcaaggccatcagactgttaaatagcaatCAGTAGCCGGCACCCACCCAGTATcttgccctgaacttagtcactgtcactagccggctaccacccggttactcaatcCTGCAACATAGGCTGTTGCCGTATGCtaatagacatggaacactggacactttaataacggaacactggtcactttaataacggaacactggtcactttaataaagtaacactggtcactttagtaacataacactggtcactttaataatttaacactggtcactttaataatgtaacactggtcactttaataacgtaacactggtcactttaataacggaacactggtcactttaataacggaacactggtcactttaataatggaaaactggtcactttaatacCGGAACcaaggtcactttaataatggaacacaggtcactttaataacggaacactggacactttaataacggaacactggtcactttaataaagtaacactggtcactttagtaacataacactggtcactttaataacgtaaCACTGGTGACTTTAATAacgtaacactggtcactttaataacggaacactggtcactttaataatggaacactggtcactttaataatggaacactggtcactttaataatggaacactggtcactttaaaaacgtgacactggtcactttaataatcgAACATTGGTCACTTTAATATTGTAACtaggtcactttaataacggaacactggtcacattaataacggaacactggtcactttaataacggaacactggtcactttaataacggaaGACTGGTCACAttaataacggaacactggtcactttaataacggaacactggtcactttaatattgtaacactggtcactttaataaagtaacgctggtcactttaataatggaacactggtcactttaataaagtaacactggtcactttaataaattaacactggtcactttaatattgtaacactggtcactttaatattgtaacactggtcactttaataaagtaacgctggtcactttaataatggaacactggtcactttaataaagtaacactggtcactttaataaattaAGACTGGTCACTTTGATAATGTaatactggtcactttaataattgaacactggtccctttaataattgaacactggtcactttaataatggaacactggtcactttaaaaaaaatgtacacacGGTTCAGCCATttcatatgtaaatactgtagtctactcaagtccatcctattcaactattgctgtacataaaCTATTCTATATATTTATACTCCGGAAAACGACATTGCTTGTCCTGATATTtcaatatttcttaattccattacttTACTTTTAGGTTtttatgtattgttgtgtattgttagatgctactgcactgttggagctaagaaaaaagcattttgctacaccgaCAATAAGATCTGCTAAACGTGTATGCGACcattaacatttgatttgataatcttCTGTTACAATCCTGACCCTTCTGTACCGGTAGTAGCATTAGTTAGCAGAGGAATcagtatcatcatcaccatagcctgctgtattgactgctgctgtccatatactgtatagtctaatgtagcctgttatccatatatagtctaatgtagtctgttatccatatatagtctaatgtaacctgttatccatatatagtctaatgtagcatgttatctatatatagtctaatgtagcctgttatccatatatagacTAATGTAGCCAGTTATcaatatatagtctaatgtagcctgttatccatatatagtctaatgtagcctgttatccatatatagtctaatgtagcatgttatccatatatagtctaatgtagcatgttatccaAATATAGTCTAATGTATCCTTTATCCATAAATAGTCTAATGTTGTCTTTTATCCATATAtataatgtagcatgttatccatatatagtctaatgtagcatgttatccatatttagtctaatgtagcctgttatccatatatagtctaatgtagcatgttatccatatttagtctaatgtagcctgttagccatatatagtctaatgtagccaaTTATCCATATTTAGTCTAATGTTGTCTTTTACCCATATAtataatgtagcatgttatccatatatagtctaatgtagcctgttatccatatatagtctaatgtagcctgttatccatatatagtctaatgtagcctgttatccatatatagtctaatgtagcctgctatccatatatagtctaatgtagcctgctatccatatatagtctaatgtaacctgttatctatatatagtctaatgtagcctgttatccatatatattATAATGTTGTCTGTTATCcacatatagtctaatgtagcatgttatccatatatagtctaatgtagactgctatccatatatagtctaacgTTGCTGTTATCCACATATAGTTTAATGTAGCCTGTTATGCATATATAATCTAATGCTGTCTGTTTTCCATATATAATTTAATGTTGCCTgttatctacagtgcatttgtaaagtattcagtccccttgactttttccacattttgttatgctaaagccttattcaaaaatgtatcaaataaaaTATCAATCTCATCAATCcgcacacaataacccataatgacaaagcaaaaacaggtttagaattttttgcaaatgtatcaaaaatacaaaacagaaataccttatttcataagttttcagaccctttgctatgagactcgaaattgagatcagctgcatcctgtttccattgatcatctttgaaatgtgtttacaacttaattggagttcAACTATGGTATATTCAaatggttggacatgatttgaaaaggcacacacctgtctatataatgtcccacagttaacagtgcatgtcagagcacagAGTCAGGGAAGGGtatcaaaatatttctgcagcattgaaggtccccatgaacacagtggtgtccaacattcttaaatggaagaagtttagaaccaccaagactcttcctagagctggcagcccggcgaaactgagcaattgggggagaatggccttggtcagggtgaccaagaacccaatggtcactctgacagagctccagagtttctctgtggagatgggagaaccttcaagaaggacaaacatctctgcagcactctaccaatcataCATGGCACCATCCGTATGGTGAatcttggtggtggcagcatcatgctgtggggatgtttttcagtggcagggactgagagactagtcaggattgagggaaagatgaacggtgcaaagtacacctcatttgctcacattgtatatatacttatttttctactgcattattgactgtatgtttgttttactccatgtgtaactctgtgttgtatgtgtcgaactgctttgctttatcttggccaggtcgcaattgtaaataagaacttgttttcaacttgcctacctggttaaataaaggtgaaataaaataacatttttacaAGAGTTATCTTTTTTTCTGTCCCAACAttcagttttgatttctatttgccatatattttccaactgtgctgtttcacaaaagttctgaacctatatatattttacagacaaagtatattttacattagttgtCTTGTTATTTTTCTCCCACCCTTCAACTCCACTCAACCCcttccatctatctctgaacacaaTCCAGTTATGATTTCTTTTTGCTATATTTTTCTCTACTGTGCTGTGATCTTTCACAAAAGTTTgaaacctttctattctcattgttTATAAAGATTGTATATTAAAGATAAATTTTTTTGCTAAGaggattattatattattgatagattgactatgactttttaaatcacctagcagtgctatttgcagagttaactccaggtaaatgttgcaattcttcatccATTCCTGTagctgcgaccaaaaacaagctacttatggacagtaccaaaacaaattatctaatgattctgtctcttcacagcaaaatctgcagagctgggatggttgtatcccccataaaTATAACATTCTATTCGTTGCAATAATTTTCTATaacaatttaaattgaaaaactctggTGTCATTTTGTGTGTCAGTTCATCAAAAacctcttcccaactattttgcaatgtATATAGCACAGCTGCCATTTCTtgtggtccttaaatgaaactggtatacttttttattaatCAGAACTGCATTAACCATTGTTACAGTGCAGCAGCAATtgtatgcaccctttcagtttgtttaacAACTGtcgttaacttgttatggatagggggcagtattttcacggccggataaaaattgtacccgatttaatctggttattactcctgcccagaaagtagaatatgcatataattggtag is a window from the Salmo trutta chromosome 38, fSalTru1.1, whole genome shotgun sequence genome containing:
- the LOC115178719 gene encoding uncharacterized protein LOC115178719, which produces MALRQAGSMLVVFFWSVAVVMGQDGWSVTYTPQSICALRGSTVDLTCSYTYPSGTVRTTLWFTKWETGVETEDLGQDPENAGHVEYHGDKKNGHTLTITDLREKDSATYKFRLLTDQEGGTYTGSPGVTLSVTGLQVKVTGGHQDKTLTCSTTCTLTDNPTYIWYKNGQHLDESTSPQYKSSVSSNYIDGYSCAVKGQEDLHSPAVCVQGQDCNRVTYTKRRICVLKGSTVAISCTYVGYNRVKSSLWFSPKQSASWTNKLTPEDLTRDPGYAGRVEYAGRESETYEGPSSLRITDLREEDSAEYRFPFKTQNFEWGHSFPGTTLSVTGNTTLYDTTVNHIELQEKINEPSC